The genomic window TTAACACCTCTGGGGAGACATATTGAGGTAATTCTTGTTGAATAAATTGAGTAAAGTAGGGCGCTTGCTGTTCTAACCGTTTGGGACGACTGGAATTGACTAATATTGGTTGCTTTTTCGCGTTCTCTGCTTCAGAAGCGGTAATGTAACCTGATTCTTGCATTCGCGCCAAAACCAAGTTGCGACGTTGCAAAGCTGACTTAGGGCGATCTACGGGAGAAAACTGACTGGGGGAAGCTGGTAAAGCTGCTAGCATTGCCATCTCTGGGAGTGTCAGGCGGTCGATGGGCTTACTAAAGTACACCCAGGCTGCATCAGCTATGCCATAGGCTCCTTGACCTAAATAGACCAAATTCAGATAACGTTCTAGGATTTGCTCTTTTTTTAACTCTCCCTCAATCTTTTGAGCCATCCTAAATTCTCTGAGTTTGCGCCAAATGTTGCGCTCTTGGTCGAAAAAAACCATTCGCGCTACTTGCTGGGTAATGGTACTACCACCTTCGACGACATCTTTGGCTTGCAAGTTAGAGAGTACGGCTCGCAAAATTCCTTGATAATCAACTCCTTCATGTTGATAAAATCGGCGATCTTCGGTGGCAATAAAAGCTTGGAGCAAAGGTTTGGGAACTTGGTCTATTTTAATTTCTTCTCGGGTTGCATCTCCTATTTGCTTGATAATAGTACCATTAGCCGCCTTAATCGTTAGAGTTTGCGGACGGGTGTAGTTAAGAACTTCTTTGGCAGATTTGGGTAAACTATTTTCTAGGGCTAACCAACCAGCACCGAGAGCGATCGCTCCTGTACCGACACTCAATCCCAATAATTTGAGCATATATCGAGAGTAAGGGCGACTGGGGAGCAAAAACAACAGGGCTTTGACTGGTAGTTTCCACAAATATCCCTTTTTAGGAGGTGCTGAAGCTTTTTGCTGGCTTCTGCGTTTTCTTTTCAGTCTTGGTGGAGCAGGCGCTCGATCTTCTTTGCGTTTAGGCTTACCTGCTGTGTCCTTGAGTTTAGGAAAATATTTAGGCACATTGACTCCTTGAATTTGCCACTCAGCTAACTGGCAGGGACATAGACGAATTATAGATGTGGGAAGCGATCGCGCTACATACCTCACCCGTCTCAAAGTGGTGCTATTTGCTACCTGGTTGTTTTTTTTCAGCGACTCTCTGGCTTGTCAGGGTTATTTGGGGAGGCCTCCACTTAGCAAAATGTTACCAACAAATTACAAGTATGACTATGACAAACATCTGTAATATGTGGGAGAAAATAGGTTTGATCCCAAACTAGAATGTCAAAGCCACGAAGATCCTAAGATACTATAAATAACCCTCTTTGTTCCCAATTCTTGAGATATGAGCCAAACACCCATCCAGCCTGAAACTTCTAATAATGCAGAAAAAGTGACACCTGTGCGTAGTTTAATTGGTGCTGTCATTTCTGGTTCAATGGCAACTGCGCTTTATTTTTTGACAGCTAATATCGCCAATAATCTAGCTAGTAAGCCTCTACCTACTGGTAGTACAACCACGATTAATATTGCTGTGGCTGTACGTACCCTAGTGCTAGGAGTTGTCGCCTTGGGTACATTTGTTTTTGCTTTAGTCGCCTTTGGTTTACTAGCTTTAACAGTGCAAATGCTTTGGCAGCGATCAAAGTAAAGAGTAAAGAGTAAATGCTACCCTTGGTAATCAGGAGTCAAGGCAGTATATATACGACAAAATGTCAATATACCAATAATTTTGCCTACCTACTTCAGGGTATCTCACTAGATGAAGCAACGCTATCAGCTAATCAGCATCTAAATTGGGTATGAAAGAGATTTGGAACACAGCTATCAAACCCTCTCCTCCGCTCCTGGATTTAGTCTCTACTCAATTTCCAAACTAAATGGTAGGCGCGCATAAATAGTAAAACCACTATTTATATACTTAAGAACTGCCAAATCTTTTTGAATCTTTTTGAGTTGACTATTCAAAGGAATTGGTAATTGGGTTTGAGTAGTTGCAGAATCTCCGGTTAATTGTTCCAGAATTCTTTCTTCAAAAGAACGGCTTTCTGGATATTCTTCAATGTTAAATTTACCCTCCAACTTAGCCTTTTTAGCTGCATAATCAATCGCTCGATCTAAGCCGCCAATTTCATCAACTAAACCGAGATTTTTAGCTTCCTTGCCAGACCAAACTCGACCTTGAGCGATTTCGGCGACTTTATCTGGCGCAATCTTCCGAGATTCAGCTACTTTAGTGATAAATGTTTGGTAAGTTCGGTTAACTTGTTTTTGATAAATAGCTAATTCTTCGGGAGTTTTAGGACGATTAATCGCATCGATATCAGCAAACTTTGAGGTTTTAACTACATCCCAACTCACGCCATTATCGTTAGCTAGTTTCTGGATATTAGGAAGTAAACCAAACACGCCTATTGAACCCGTGATCGTACCTTTTTCGGCAAAAATGCGATCGCTATATGTAGAAATCCAATAGCCTCCAGAAGCGGCGACATCCCCCATAGACACAACTAGAGGTTTGCTTTTTTGGATCAATAACACTTCTCTTTGAATGATATCCGAACCGATCACGCTGCCGCCAGGACTATTCACCCGCAATACCACAGCTTTAACATCATTATCTAACCTAAGTTGGCGTAACTTTTTGGCAAAGCGATCGCCTCCTACTTCGCCGATTTTACCAGTTCCGTTGACAATTTCCCCTTCTGCATATACAACAGCAATTCTGTTACCTTTAAAGCTTTTTTGACTAGATTCCTTGGATTGCTTAACATATTCCTTGAGTTCTATACCCGCAAAACCAGTTTTTTCGTCCTTAGTTTCACTGATTTTTTGCAATTGACTCCTAACTTCGTCAACATAAGCGACTTTATCTACTAAACCTTTCTGTTTCGCCTCTTCAGCCGAAAGTACCCCTTGAGTATCCGCTAATGTCTGTAACTGTTGAGGAGTTAATTTCCGACTAGTGGCGGTAGTAGTTAAGAATTCTTGCCACAAATCGTTTAATAAAGCTTGTAATTGTTGACGATTTTCGGGACTAAGTTGGTTCAAAAGAAACGGTTCTACGGCTGACTTGTATTTACCAACCCTGACAACTTGTACGCCAATCCCATACTTTTGCAAAGCCTTAGCAAAAAATACAGGTTGAGTACTCCAACCATTCATTTCCAGTTCCCCATAAGGGTTCATCCAAATTTGATTGGCGACAGAACTAAGATAATAATCTCGCTTTTCCATCCCCACATCGTAAGCCAAAATCTGCTTCCCACTAGCTTTAAATCTGTCTAAAGCGCTGCGGATTTCCCTTAAACTAGCTAATCCATTACCTGTTTCTGGATTGCCACCGCTACCATCGATAAACAAAGCGCTGATGCGAGAATCTTTACTCGCTTTATCTATCGCATTAACCACCTGGCGCAAACTCAGACTATCTCCAGAATCCCCAGATAATGCCGTTGCTAGTACTGTATCTCCCCCTTTAGGATTGCTATCGGTGATATTTAAAGATAAGTCAAAAATCAAGACTGACTTATTTTCCACTACAGGAGTAGTCTCTTTGAGTGAGGCGTTAACTAGTAAAAATATCAATCCAAAGGTAGCAAAACCACCAAATAATAATAATCCCAGACAACTTCCAATGGTGCTAGCTAAAGTTTGCTTCAGAAAGTTACGCATAAATTGAATCAGTGAGGATTTTTTATATGTCTTGGTTTCAACTCTAGCAAACAGATGGATAACTAGAGATACTCAGGACTTCTAAATTCTAGTTTTTTGGTTGCAGACAATTAGAATCGCGTAACGCTGACAAATTTGCATTACCCGTGCAAAACAAAACCGTCGAGATTTCTGCCATTAATAGATCGACTCGTTCGTGGATTGCATCTACCGATTCAGTCGCTGCTTGCAGAAAGGGTAAGGCTAATCCTGCTAAATCTGCACCTAATGCTAGAGCTTTGGCTACTTCTAAGCCGTTACGCAATCCTCCTGAAGCAATTAAGGGGAAAGTTGGTGCTACTTCCCGAATGCTGGTAATGCAGGTGGCTGTAGGAATACCCCAATCACCAAAAGTTTTACCGAGCAGGCGTTGTTTAGAATTTTCTGCTCTTTCGCTTTCCACCATAGCCCAAGAAGTGCCTCCAGCACCAGCTACATCAATCGCTGATACCCCTGCGGCGATGAGTTGCTGCGCCATAGGAGCAGAAATTCCATTCCCTACTTCTTTGGCAATTACTGGCACTGGCATTTCAGAGCATAATAAAGAAATTTTATCAAGTAACCCCTTGAAATTTGTATCGCCTTCAGCTTGAATGCACTCTTGTAAAGGGTTGAGATGTAAGATTAAAGCATCAGCTTCTAGGATTTCTACCACTTTGAGGCATTGGCTCAATCCATAGTTATAATTGAGTTGCACCGCTCCAATATTGGCAAAGAGTAAAATATCAGGAGCGATCGCCCGTACCGCAAAAGTATCTGCTACTTCTGGCTTTTCAATTATCACTCTTTGGGAACCTACACCCATCGCTAGCTTATGGTGTTGTGCTACTTCCGCTAAGCGATAATTAATGGTTTTGGCGACTTCTGTACCTCCAGTCATGGAAGAAATTAAAAGCGGTGCATTCAGTTTTTTGCCAAAAAAGCAGGTGCTAATATCGATTTCGCTTAAATTCAGTTCTGGTAAACAACTGTGGGTAAATCGATACTCCTCAAACCCATTGCTAATATTGTGAAATTGGACGTTTTCTTCGAGACAAATCCGAATATGATCGGCTTTACGTGTTTGAGTTTCCGATGCTTTACCCGCCGACAAATCCACTATATTTTTATCCCTTGTCGCTGACTCGCTTTCAGTGCTTCACTATTTTAAGCGATCGGGTGGTTGAAACCGCAGCTACACAAACCAAACCCGCCAGCGCGTATTTGTATATTTACATTCAGTCGTTACTCGTTACTCGTTACTTATGACTTACCAAAATGTTAAATTAATTTGGCACAGGTACTTAGCCTTCACCATATGAATATCCCCAATTCAATAGTTAACGACAATGATGAAGGGAGTTATAGAATCCGCGATCGCTGGAATTACAGCCTTTGCAGCTACAAATATCGATGATGTGGCGATCTTGATGTTGTTATTTGCCAAAACAGATTCTCAATTTCGTCCCCGACATATTGTAGCTGGTCAATACCTGGGATTTACAGGGTTAATTTTGGCAAGTTTACCAGGATTTTTCGGTCAGATGGCGATTTTGCCGGTGTGGTTGGGATGGTTGGGATTAGTACCAATCGCGATCGGGATACACCATATGTTGAATCGCGAAACAGATGAAGATGCAATTCAATTAGTAAACGACCCCTCAGCCAATTCATCTAGCCGAGTCTATCTTCTCAGCGCCCCCACTTGGCAAGTAGCAGCCATCACCTTTGCTAACGGGGGAGACAACATAGGCATTTACGTTCCCTTATTTGCTCGCAGCAATTTGGCAGGTTTAAGCGTAATTTTGGCGGTTTTTGCAGTTGCGATCGCTCTGTGGTGCTTCATTGCCAGTCGATTGACGCGCCACCCTTTAGTTGCCAAAACTTTGACCAAATACGGTCATCACCTAGTCCCCTTCGTCTTAATCGGTTTAGGAATTTTTATTTTCATCGATAGCGGAACCTATCAATTGTTGGTTCGCTAATTCAGTCAGTTCGATCTAGCTTTTGCCTCTCTTATCGCCTTTTTAATTTAAACGGGAGAAAACCATGAAGGTAATGAGAGTTACCGAAGGTGGGAATCCGAACATAAGGTAATTTTAGAGTTAGAAACAGCGATAGAGCCAGAATATCGCCAACGAATGGAGGGGGATCGTGTAATTGAAGAATTTATCGATGGTGCTGGCATTAAGGAACTATTGTTTAAGAAAAATCGTCTATAGCGTAACGGGCTATAGCTAAACTCAAGCGTGCCTTTTCAATTTCGGATAATTCAATCCAAGGAGTTTCGTTAATTCTGGGAACCAAACTTTCAATCGAGACAACTTCATCCCGCATACTATAAGCTAACGGGCGGGCTAATACCAATAAATCTTCTGTTCCCCAATGAGGTAAAAGTTCGGCAACGCATTCGACTAATTGATCCGCCAAAGAAACATTAGCTGCTGTTACCGCCTTAGCTTTCTGAGCAATAATCTCTAACCAACCTTGAGGAACTAAATTAGCAAACCTTTGACTTACAGATTCTTTGGCTGTAGGAAAGCAGTTATCGAGTTGAGAAAAAAATCGATTTGATCGCAGTTCGATTTCATCTTCCGACCATTCTTCCCACTGAAACTCTGTATCTACATCACCAAAGTATGCTTCTGCTGGTGCTGTTTCCCAAGGATATATCTCTGCTTCTCTCTCTAAAAGCATTTCTAGCATTTCTGCTTGAGTTTGCGCCCATCTATCGTCAGCGCTATTAAAAGAAATTGATTTGTGTGCCATCATATTGCCTCTGGGGGGTTGTCAATTATTCACTTAATGTACCTGCTTATTTTGTAGCTACAGTTGCATTTGACCTAGTTCCGTAAGCTTGAAGATTCTATTTTCTGATTTACTTCTTTTGACTGATATTTTCGGCAACCTATCTCCGTATTTTGACTTAGTTTATACCCCAACCGATAGATCGAGATTCCCTATTTTTTCAATTTTCTCTTCAATTCCCCGTTAAAATTACTGACTTCTGACTTCTGACTTCTGACTTCGTTTAACCTGATTCTGTAGTTGGGTAGTCATATGTGATGAATTCTAGCGTCTGACCTTGGGTACTACCGAACTTTAATTTGGTTCCTGAAGGTAAGGGAACTTCTTGATTGTTGATTTTTTGCCATCCCCTTTCACTCCAAATAAAGGTGCCAAACCGAGAGAAATCACGGAGATAATAGAGTGATTCTGGCCCATATTCCCGATAAATAATTTCTGCGTGTTCTTGAGAAACCCATTGTTCGTTAGAGATGACTACATCATTTGTATCATTACGAACCCGACCCAGCCTAATCCTTCCTTGACGAACTGCCCAAACTGTATTGGTTCCGTCTGTAGAACGCAAACAAGCATCAGGAATTCTGTTGGTATTAGTAATAGGTTTAATCGGTAAAACCGTCGGTATTTCCGTAATCCTATTAGTTTCAGGTTTCTCTTCTTGCCGAGTTGGATTTTTCACCAATTCCCCATCAAATTCTGGGTGCATATACAAAACTGGTAAAGTCCAAGCTGGCTGGTTGAATTTATAAAGAGTCAGTAGTTGTTGTCTAGCTATAGCTACAGCTTGATCGATGGGCATTCTTTCGCGCAAAGCTTGAGCAAATGTTTGAATAAAGCTTAACGCCTCTTCATCAGCGATAGAGTCCCGCATCCCTAAAACGGCTGGGACTCCATGATGAATCAAAACTTCCGCTAAACTACTACGGGGGATCGCTTTTTGCCGTTCTTCATCTGGTTGCGCTCCCCAACAGGCATTGAGGACGGCTAATTTAACCTGGCAACTCACTAAAGCTTGGGCTAGTTCAGTGCCGTTAATTGTGGCATCAGGGCTTAAATAGAGTAAACCACCATCAGGAGCGGTAGTTCCATGACCTGCATAGAATAAAACATTATATTTTTTAGTATTTAAGGCATTGAGTAACTCGGCTCGACTCGGTTGCAGTAAAGGTTCTACCCTACAGGGAACTAGGTTGGGAGAAATGTAGCTAGGTAAACCTAAATCTGATTGGCTTTGTAAAATCCCTGATAATGCGGTAGCTTCTTTTTGCAGTTTTAATTTGGCAGTCAAACCAGAGTTGGAGTCAATATCTTTGCCCAAAACTAAGAGTACATTTAACGCCAAATCGGAAGTAGATAGCTTCAGCGACTCCACATCACTGGTAGTGCGGCTAAACAAAATTTGGGGCGCTAGGGAAATTGCTGGCGTTCCTGCTTGTTCTTGCATTATTTCCCAAGGAAGGGGAATTAAGTCAGGATCGCGAATTTCCAAACGCAGGCGCAATGGTTGATTTTTTCCACTGGCAAAACCTCTACTTTGGGCTAGACAGTTTTGAATCACGCCTGTAAATAGCCATTGCCACAAGTTAATCCCCAAAGTCTGCATCAAGCGACTAGTATAAGGTAATTGTTCCCCAGCACTAGAATTTGGGTTTGGGGGGAATGTTGCGGCTGATTGGGTGACGTGATGGACAAATGGGACGTGGGGTAAACCTCGCGATTTGAACATTTGTTGCCAATGCACCCAGTTTTGAGTCAATGCTTCTGACCAGTTACAGTCATAGAGGACGTGACCGCCAAGGAAAGGGGCTTTAACTACCCGAATGGCAAAGTTATCTGCCCCAATT from Merismopedia glauca CCAP 1448/3 includes these protein-coding regions:
- the sppA gene encoding signal peptide peptidase SppA, which produces MRNFLKQTLASTIGSCLGLLLFGGFATFGLIFLLVNASLKETTPVVENKSVLIFDLSLNITDSNPKGGDTVLATALSGDSGDSLSLRQVVNAIDKASKDSRISALFIDGSGGNPETGNGLASLREIRSALDRFKASGKQILAYDVGMEKRDYYLSSVANQIWMNPYGELEMNGWSTQPVFFAKALQKYGIGVQVVRVGKYKSAVEPFLLNQLSPENRQQLQALLNDLWQEFLTTTATSRKLTPQQLQTLADTQGVLSAEEAKQKGLVDKVAYVDEVRSQLQKISETKDEKTGFAGIELKEYVKQSKESSQKSFKGNRIAVVYAEGEIVNGTGKIGEVGGDRFAKKLRQLRLDNDVKAVVLRVNSPGGSVIGSDIIQREVLLIQKSKPLVVSMGDVAASGGYWISTYSDRIFAEKGTITGSIGVFGLLPNIQKLANDNGVSWDVVKTSKFADIDAINRPKTPEELAIYQKQVNRTYQTFITKVAESRKIAPDKVAEIAQGRVWSGKEAKNLGLVDEIGGLDRAIDYAAKKAKLEGKFNIEEYPESRSFEERILEQLTGDSATTQTQLPIPLNSQLKKIQKDLAVLKYINSGFTIYARLPFSLEIE
- a CDS encoding cadmium resistance transporter; translated protein: MMKGVIESAIAGITAFAATNIDDVAILMLLFAKTDSQFRPRHIVAGQYLGFTGLILASLPGFFGQMAILPVWLGWLGLVPIAIGIHHMLNRETDEDAIQLVNDPSANSSSRVYLLSAPTWQVAAITFANGGDNIGIYVPLFARSNLAGLSVILAVFAVAIALWCFIASRLTRHPLVAKTLTKYGHHLVPFVLIGLGIFIFIDSGTYQLLVR
- a CDS encoding DUF3082 domain-containing protein; its protein translation is MSQTPIQPETSNNAEKVTPVRSLIGAVISGSMATALYFLTANIANNLASKPLPTGSTTTINIAVAVRTLVLGVVALGTFVFALVAFGLLALTVQMLWQRSK
- the fni gene encoding type 2 isopentenyl-diphosphate Delta-isomerase, whose translation is MDLSAGKASETQTRKADHIRICLEENVQFHNISNGFEEYRFTHSCLPELNLSEIDISTCFFGKKLNAPLLISSMTGGTEVAKTINYRLAEVAQHHKLAMGVGSQRVIIEKPEVADTFAVRAIAPDILLFANIGAVQLNYNYGLSQCLKVVEILEADALILHLNPLQECIQAEGDTNFKGLLDKISLLCSEMPVPVIAKEVGNGISAPMAQQLIAAGVSAIDVAGAGGTSWAMVESERAENSKQRLLGKTFGDWGIPTATCITSIREVAPTFPLIASGGLRNGLEVAKALALGADLAGLALPFLQAATESVDAIHERVDLLMAEISTVLFCTGNANLSALRDSNCLQPKN
- a CDS encoding CHAT domain-containing protein; this translates as MSENPCLWLAIDRLQIGADNFAIRVVKAPFLGGHVLYDCNWSEALTQNWVHWQQMFKSRGLPHVPFVHHVTQSAATFPPNPNSSAGEQLPYTSRLMQTLGINLWQWLFTGVIQNCLAQSRGFASGKNQPLRLRLEIRDPDLIPLPWEIMQEQAGTPAISLAPQILFSRTTSDVESLKLSTSDLALNVLLVLGKDIDSNSGLTAKLKLQKEATALSGILQSQSDLGLPSYISPNLVPCRVEPLLQPSRAELLNALNTKKYNVLFYAGHGTTAPDGGLLYLSPDATINGTELAQALVSCQVKLAVLNACWGAQPDEERQKAIPRSSLAEVLIHHGVPAVLGMRDSIADEEALSFIQTFAQALRERMPIDQAVAIARQQLLTLYKFNQPAWTLPVLYMHPEFDGELVKNPTRQEEKPETNRITEIPTVLPIKPITNTNRIPDACLRSTDGTNTVWAVRQGRIRLGRVRNDTNDVVISNEQWVSQEHAEIIYREYGPESLYYLRDFSRFGTFIWSERGWQKINNQEVPLPSGTKLKFGSTQGQTLEFITYDYPTTESG